DNA from Ovis aries strain OAR_USU_Benz2616 breed Rambouillet chromosome 15, ARS-UI_Ramb_v3.0, whole genome shotgun sequence:
AGAGATGGTTTAGTCTGGGTGTATGGTGAATCGGTTACTTTTTTGCTGCACAAGGAACCACTCCAAACTTCAAATAGCAGGCATTTTATTTTCCCAGGCTTCTGTGGGTCAGCATTTAGGCTAGCTCAGCTGGGCAGTCCTTCTGCTGGTCTTGCTGGGGTCACTCGTGTGGCTTCAGACAGCCGGTGGCTTGACTGGGGCTGGTCTCGGGAGCCTCAGCTTGGTGTCCAGTTTCTGCTCCGTGGGGTGTCGCCCTAGCCCTGGCCTCTTCACAGGTCAGTCTTAGGACAGCAAGAGAGGACAGGGGGAGGGGGACCGCTGCCTGTGGCACCTTCGCGGACGTCCTGGTGACCAGAGCGAGTCACATGTCCATGGAGGACAGAGGTCACCTAGAAGCACGGATACAGGACTATGGGGTGTCCTGGGGCAGGTCCCCATGGAGACACTGCACCACAGCTGGTATTAGCTGAGCAGCTTTCTATCTCGTTGGACGACAGTTCCCAAGGAGGAAGACTGCATTCATCCTGGCCTATTCTAGATATTTGTCaatgacttggagaaggaaaatgaaatgcaatTATAATTTTGGCCGTGACATAAAATTCTGATGAATGAAATAAATCCTGAAGATCACTTTGTCAGTTTGGGTCACTCCAAAACCAATAAAAGCACAATGTATCAGTGTTAAATAAAAAGGTTTGCTTGTGCGTTAGTAAAACAAATCATGGTCAGGCGGCATCGAGAGGCCTATGAAAGCTGCCCTTGGGGGCCtgcctggtggtcctgtggtcaagactctgtgcttccaacgcaaggattgggttccatccctggtcagggacgtaagatcccacatgcccgtgtggcacagccaataaaagaaagaaagaaacaaggaaaacggTATTTGATTCATATTTATGAGACTAAAATGATCAagatgaattaataaaaatacagttcacaggtaaaagtaaaaattaatgggtgaatgtaactcagatgaccattgtatctactactgcgggcaggaatcccttagaagaaatggagtagccatcatggtcaacaaaagagtccaaaatgcagtacttggatgcaatctcaaaatgacagaatgatctctgttcatttccaaggcaaaccattaaatatcatggtaatccaagcctatgccccaaccagtaatgctgaggaggctaaagctgaaaggttctatgaagacctacaagaccttttagaactaacaccccaaaaagatgtccttttcattatatccgactggaacgcaaaagtaggaagtcaggaaacacctggagtaacaggcaaatttggccttggagtacagaatgaagcagggcaaagactaatagagttttgccaagagaatgccctgatcatagcaaacaccctcttccaacaacacaagagaagactctacacatggacatcaccagatggtcaatgccaaaatcagattgattatgttctttgcagccaaagatggagaagctctatacagtcagcaaaaacaagaccaggagctgactgtggctcagatcatgaactccttattgccaaattcagacttaaattgaagaaagtagggaaaaccactagaccattcaggtatgacctaaatcaaatcccttatgattatacagtggaagtgagaaatagacttaagggcctagatctgatagacagagtgcctgatgaactatggaatgaggttcgtgacattgtacagaagacagggatcaagaccatccccatggaaaagaaatgcagaaaagcaaaatggctgtgtggggaggccttacaaatagctgtgaaaagaagagaagtgaaaagcaaaggagaaaaagaaagatattcccatctgaatgcagagttccaaagaatagcaagcagatttttaaaaaagtcttcctcagtgattaatgcaaagaaatagaggaaaacaacagaatgggaaaactagagatctcttcaagaaaattagagataccaagggaacattacatgcaaagatgggctcgataaaggacagaaatggtgtggacctaacagaggcagaagatattaagaagaggtggcaagaatacacagaagaactgtacaaaaaaagatcttcatgacccagataatcacgatggtgtgatcactcatctagagccagacatcctggaatgcgaaatcaagtgggccttagaaagcatcactatgaacaaagctagtggaggtgatggaattccagttgagctgtttcgaatcctgaaagatgatgctatgaaagtgctgcactcaatatgccagcaaatgtggaaaacctagcagtggccacaggactggaaaaggtcagttttcattccaatcccaaagaaaggcaatgccaaagaatgctcaaactaccacacaattgcactcatctcacatgctagtaaaggaatgctcaaaattctccaagccaagtttcagcagtacgtgaaccatgaacttccagatgttcaagctggttttagaaaaggcaaaggagccagagataaaattgacaacatttgctggatcatggaaaaagcaagagagttccagacaaacatctatttctgctttattgactatgccaaagcctttaaccatgtggatcacaataaactgtggaaaattctggaagagatgcgAATATGAGAccatttgacctgcctcttgagaaacctgtatacaggtcaggaagcaacacttagaactgaacatggaacaatagactggttccaaatagaaaaaggagtatgtcaaggctgtatattgtcaccctgcttatttaacttctatgcagagtacatcatgagaaacgctggactggaggaagcacaggctggaatcaagattgtcgagagaaatatcaataacctcagatacacagatgacaccacctttatgacagaaagtgaagaggaactaaaaagcctcttgatgaaagtgaaggaggagagtgaaaaagttggcttaaagctcaacattcagaaaacgaagatcatggcatctggtcccatcacttcatggggaatagatggggaaagagtggaaacagtgtcagactttattttttgggctccaaaatcactgcaaatggtgattgcagccatgaaattaaaagatgcttactccttggaaggaaagttatgaccaacccagacagtatattcaaaagcagagacattactttgccaacaaaggtccgtctactcaaggctatggtgtttcctgtggtcatgtatggatgtgagagttggactgtgaagaaggctgagcaccaaagaattgatgcttttgaactgtggtgttggagaagagtcttgagagtcccttggactgcaaggagatccaaccagtccattctgaaggagatcagtcctgggtgttcattggaaggactcatgctgaagctgaaagtccaatattttggccacctcatgggaagagttgactcactggaaaagaccctaatgttgggagggattgggggcagagggaggaggggacgccagaggatgagatggctggatggcatcactgactcaatggacgtgagtctgggtgaactctgggagttggtgatggacagggaggcctggtgtgctgcggttaatgaggtcgcaaagagtcagacacgactgagcgactgaactgaatggaactgatgaCATTTGAAGGAACAGGTGGAATCTTCTAGCTCAGCTTTGTTTTCTcagaaataaggaaactgaagtctaGAGGCTTAGAGAGACTTGTACAAGGTAACACATGTTCCCACTGGCAGAGCAAGCCTAGGGCAAGGAGAGCGGCGCTGTGTGGAGTCCGCTTCGTCTTTAGGTTTCTGATGCGAGCCTTCTCATCCTGGCATATATTCTGCTAgcacttcagttttctcttctagAGTAAAGAAGACGATACTTATGATGGCGTAAGGGAGAGAACCCACATAACGTTCCTCATTCCCAGCAGATGTCCAATAAGTAAATGCTTCTCCTCCATCCGCGCCTAGGACACTGCGCCGCCCTGTGTGGTAAAGCTTCATTTCAGTGGGTAGCATCCACGTCCTCCGGTGCTCCTACAACACCATGTCACTGTGGCGTACACTCTCGGCTCCTGCAAACCATCCGGGCATAATTATTAACAGCGTCCCATTTCATTCTCAGAAGTGTCCTGATTTAAATAAGTCACAGAACCAGCCGACCTAGAGCCCGCGTAGTGCCCTCCTGAGGGCAGTTTTCAGTTCTTTGTTCCTCATGCTATAGATCAAGGGGTTTAAGATGGCAGTGATGAAGGTGTAGACCACTGACACCACCCGGCCCGACTCAGGAGAGTAGCTGGACCTCGGGGACAGATATATGAAGCTGGTGCAGGCGTCCTGCGGGAGGACCGCCGAGAGGCGAGAGGAGCGCCGAGAGGCGAGAGGAGCACCGAGAGGCGAGAGGAGCACGTGGAGCAGGCCCGGCGGCGCCCTTCCGCGGGCCGGATCCGGAAGACGGTCCCCACGATGAAGACGGAGGAGACGGAGACCACCGAGAGGGGAATGCTTAGGCTGATGAAGCTGATGGCGTACAGAGCGCTCTGGTGAACGTGCGTGTCCGCGCAAGCCAGGCGCATGGCAGCGGGCATGTGGCGGAAGAAGTGGTAGATTTCACTATTGTTGCAGAACGGGAGGCGGAAGATTAAAGCAGTCAGCGGTAGCGACAGCAAGAACCCTAGTACCAGGGCCCCCACCATCAGCGCCACACACAAGGGCCCGCTCATGAGGAGGGTGTACCCTAAAGGGTAACGGATCGCTATCAACCGCTCGTAAGCCATGGCTGCGAGCAGGACGCCGTCAGCCCCTCCCAGGAAGACGAAGAAAAACATCTGGGCACCACATCCGGCGATAGAAATGGGGGTTGTGCCCATTGAAAGAAGGTTTGCCAAGGCCAGGGGCGTGATGCAAGATGTACAGAGGATTTCCAGAGCTGCCAGGTTAGCCAGGAAAACGCATATGGGGGTGCGGAGGGGATGACTGATCTGAACAGTAAGGGCAATGAGCGCATTTCCACGCAGGCTGGTCAGGTACACCGCCAGGAAGGCCACGAAAATCAGCGCCTGGACCTTAGGGTCGGCTGAGGATGGACGAAAGGAGAACTGCACCTTGccgttttatttatttcctccatGGGTACCGCACTGGACCTATGAAAAGGGAAGGTGACAGGAGTCTCTAGGCATCTCTTTTAAATTTaaccttttgttttctgttggggtatagctgattgacAGTACTGCgaaagtttcaggtgaacagtgaagggactcagcataCACGTCCgtgtatccgttctcccccagaCGGCCCTCCCATCCAGGCGTCCACATGTCACTGCGCGGAGCTCCCCGCGCTGCACAGTAGGTCCCCGCCGTGGTCCCTGACCATGTCTTTCCCCCGTTCTAGGCCTCTCTTTTAACATGATGCTTTCCCAACTCCTCCATGCACAGAGGTACTTCGGCAGCTTTCCTTTTACAGCCGAGCAGGTGACATTGCGATTTATAGTTTGGCCCTCTCTCaccttcctcccttttccttcctACGCTGAAGACCGAGAACTCCTCGGTGGTGGGGGTTCTGACGACCTTTACTTTAACTCCCGTCtctagcacagtacctggcaaaGAATATTTCTCAAGAAGTATTTCTGAACAAACGAATGGATAAAGTCAATTTAAAGTtcaaatttacaaaacagataaagGTATCAGTTCATCACGGGAAacttgaaataaaaagttttaggaACATATAAGTAGATGCGTGTCACAGTTTAAAGAACACCGGGCATTGTGATGTTGTATCAGAAGCTCCACAGTTCACACGCATCACAGTTGATGCTGTGTATAAAGCAGATACCTAAGGAGAACCcagcacagcacaggggactctgctgaATGCtgtgtggtgacctgaatggagAGGAAACCCAGAAAAGAGGGGACATGTGTGTGTGAATAGCTGATGTGCTCTTCTGTGCAGCAGAAACGAAGATAGCGTGGCACAGCAACTACACGCCAGGAAATTGAACAAACTCTGTAATTCAGTGTAAAACCTGGAGACTTTGTTGATTTGTTTTGCTTCCTCTCCTTTATCCAATAATATTAGTATTTATTTGTCCCTAAACACTGATACTGTCCTTTAGAATTTCTCATCTCTAAAGActaatatgatatcacttatgtgcaaaatctaaaaaaaagatacaaatgaacttatttacaaaacagaaaaagactcacagagaacaCACCCAGTGGGTGGAGGGATAGActggaagtttgggattgacaggtgttttgcttagttgctcagtcgtgtctgactctttgcgaccccacggactgcagcccgccaggctcctctgtccatgggattctccaggcaagggcactggagtgggttgtcatgccctccttcaggggatcttcccgacccggagatcgaaccaggtctcccagattgcaggtgatttctttaccatctgagcaaccaggggagcccaagaatgctggagtgggtagcctgtcccttctccggacccaggaattgaactggggtctcctgcattgcaggtggattctttaccagctgagctaccagggaagcccaggattgaCATGTACACCGGGCTATACTTAAAGtcgataaccagcaaggacctgctctatagcacagggagcaGTGCTCactgctctgtgacgacctacaTGGGAGAAGACTTTGCAAAGGAGtagatgtgtatgtatgtgtagcTGAGCCATCGTGCTGTGCCTGAAACCAGCACAGCACTGCCGATCAGCTTTAAAACAGAAACGaaggccttccctgtccttcgttaagaatctggtctgggaagactgcaCACGCTGCGGGCCGCAACTACTGGTCCTGCGTCCCCCGAGCGCATGCGCTGCAGCAGAGAAGCCGCCGCAACGAGGAGCAGCCCAGCTCCCAGCACCCGGGGAAAGCCTGCAAGCAGCAGTGAGGGCCCAGGGCAGCCGAAAGGAAACGAGCGCTCAAGCAGTGAGAAGATCCCGCACATCCTCTGCTTTGGCGCCTCCCCACTGCCCCATCAGTTCTATCCGCTGTTACCTTCCATTGGGATTTTTGTGATGGCCTTCCTTCTAaccttccatttctcttcttttctctctataATTCATCTTGCTCTCCATGATCACATAATTCATCTGCTTAAGGTTTTGTAATGCCTTCTTGTTTATTAAATGACGGCTTTCACACCCGTCTGCTGGTTATCCACAGTCTCTCTTGGGTCTGACTTTTTCAGCCGATCCCACTGAGGATGGATATCCCTTGGTTATCCCTGCTATGCACCATGTAGCCTACTCATCGGCCTCTTATCTATCTTTCACCTTTCCGCTTCATataattctgttttccttctagCTAGAAAACTTCTCCTTCTTTGCCTAATGCAGATCCTGCCCGCTTTTAAAATTCTAGGTCATGTTCTTTTGCGAGGCCTTTCTGGAACGCTCCGGTTTaaatctctctcctttctccgAATTCTTTGTCACTCATAGTGTTTTGATTTTAGGGCTAATGTACAGTCTTTACTGTATCTGTATGTTCTGTTCCACATTATATTCGAGGTTCCTGGAGGACAAGGGCTCTGTCCTATGACAAATGATCATTTATTCCAAGTTAAGTCccagacaaagtgaaagtgttgaaTACTTACTTGGGTTAGCTTATTTTATCCATTCCAGTGGTCCCAAACccttctggcaccagggacctgtttcttggaagacagtttttccatggaccggCATTGGGggagatggttttgggatgatttaAGCACATTATATTtgttgtgtactttatttctattattattacatcagctccacttcaaatcatcagacattagatcccagaggttggggacacCTGCATAAACCATTTTAGTAAACATGTACTATTATCTCCCCAATCTACAGGTGAAGACATACAGGACTAAAAAGGTTAAAGAGTGCTTGAACTCACGTAAGTCAGCAGTAGGGAAGCCAGCATTTGAAAGTCGGTTCATAGAGCTGCTGTGCTTAGCCTTCGCCTGTACTACATTGCCTTCCACTATGCTTCATGTCTCTGACGTGGGGGCTTGGACGGTCAAGCATcagcctgcagtgcgggagacaggtttggtccctgcgtcgggaagatcccctggaataggcaatggcaacccactccactattcttacctggagatttcaatggacagaggagcctggagggctgcagcccacggggttgtaaagagccaGATACCACCGAGCGGCTAACACTTCCAGCACTTTCAAGTGGCTTTGTTATTTGACTATAGTTCAGCCATAGGTAGAACTCTGGATGGTCTATTGGAAAAGAGCACCTAAGATCTGAGACCAAAAATGCTGGATTACAGTATTTCTGGGCTAGAGAGGCATTATTATAGCCTAGACCATGGTTTACCTGCATGGCCTAATTGACcttaatgttttatttgttaGCACGAATTTGGACTCACctgaagaaaaaagtaaaatcttaaTTTGGGAGTTCTGACTGTGGGGTAAACGGGGAAGGGGGGATAATGTGCTAACTGTCACTCAGAGGCTGAAAGCCCGCTTGGGGCAGAGGTTTCTGTGCCTCCTGGAGGTACTCGTACCAGCTGGAGGATTCCCACATCAGACGTACCCAAACAGAAACATGTTTGTCCTTATAAAACATTCTTGAATAACGCTGTTTATATGTCATTATAAATGAGTATTGTATATGAATTTATGAATTCATAAATGGCTCTCATAGAAttaattcataaaatgaaatacacattttatgttgttgttcagtcatgaagtcatgtccgactctttgcaaccccatggactgcaaattttaaatatgtctGTAAATCTGAGAAAATTATATGTCTGAAGAGACTATTTACTTTCTGAAAGAGACTCCAAGAGTATTTTGCGGCAGCAGCATCTGGAAAGATGAGTCAGAATCTTGTCCCTTTACTGTAGATACCTTGAGTCATATGGAACTCACTTCTGAAAGTTGGTAATGGTGGCATATAGGCAATCTCACATAATACTT
Protein-coding regions in this window:
- the LOC101112925 gene encoding LOW QUALITY PROTEIN: olfactory receptor 10V1 (The sequence of the model RefSeq protein was modified relative to this genomic sequence to represent the inferred CDS: inserted 1 base in 1 codon) → MEEINKTXKVQFSFRPSSADPKVQALIFVAFLAVYLTSLRGNALIALTVQISHPLRTPICVFLANLAALEILCTSCITPLALANLLSMGTTPISIAGCGAQMFFFVFLGGADGVLLAAMAYERLIAIRYPLGYTLLMSGPLCVALMVGALVLGFLLSLPLTALIFRLPFCNNSEIYHFFRHMPAAMRLACADTHVHQSALYAISFISLSIPLSVVSVSSVFIVGTVFRIRPAEGRRRACSTCSSRLSVLLSPLGDACTSFIYLSPRSSYSPESGRVVSVVYTFITAILNPLIYSMRNKELKTALRRALRGL